ACAGCCTTAGAAATGATAGCGAAAATTGGCAGAAGCGGAAATTTATACGGTGCATTGGCATACAATCAGCTCAAAGTGGAGCATGAAAACGGACAGATTTTGTTTGCCAATAAGATGATTGAAACCGCCAATGGTCATTATTCCGTTGCACAATTAGCCCAATCTTTTGCTCCTTACCTGATAGCCAACCGCAATACAGAAAAGCATACGTTGCATATTTCGCTCAATCCCGACCCGAAAGACAAGGTAAGTGATGACAAGTTTAGGGAAATAGCAGAAGAATATATGCGGGAAATGGGCTACAGCGAACAGCCTTTTGTGGTATTTAAACATACAGATATTGACCGCAGCCATATCCATATCGTATCGGTTTGCGTGGACGAGGAGGGCAAAAAGATTTCGGACAAGTTCGAGAAAATGCGGTCTATGAATGTATGCCGTCAACTCGAAAGCAAACACGGATTGATACCAGCCACGGACAAGGAACATAAGCAAAATGACAAGGTATTCCGTCCGGTGGATTATCGGGCTGGCGACGTGAAAAGCCAAATCGCTTCGGTAGTCCGACACCTTCCGAATTATTATCAATACCAAACTTTGGGCGAATACAACGCTTTGCTTTCCCTTTTCAATGTAACTACTGAAAAAGTGGAAGGTGAATTGCAGGGAAAGTTGAGACAGGGGTTACTCTACATCCCATTAAATGAAAAGGGAGAAAGAGCCGGACATCCGTTTAAGGCTTCTTTATTCGGAAAGAACGCTGGGCTTCCAGCATTAGAACTGCATTTTGCGAAATGCAAAACGGCTATGAAAGACAATCCAACCCAAAAAACTTTACAATCAGCAGTTACCATTGCCCTGAAATCAACAAGTGATGAGCAGGCTTTTAAAAAGAAAATAGGCGAACAGGGCATTAACGTAGTGGTGCGGAGAAATGATACAGGACGGATTTACGGAATAACTTTTATAGACCACAACTCTAAAACTGTTTGGAACGGCTCACGTTTGGGCAAGGAACTTTCTGCAAATACCTTCAATGATTATTGGAACAATAACATTAAACCGGAGATTAAAGAAACTGTTGTACAACAACCAAAAAGATCCACATCAAATGATGCGGATCTTCTGCAGGAAGAACCACACCATTTGTTCGACTTCCTGAATACTGAAAAACACGAAGATGGTTTGATTGAAGCATTAGGCGGCTTATTGCCCGAAGTTCAGGGCGAAGATTATGAGGAACATAATTTTGCCAACAAAATGAAGAAGAAAAGTAAACGCAATAGAGGTCATAAATAAAATATCCTAATCAGATATTTAACGATTACGACGCCTAATTAAATCATTTACTATCAATATTCATTTAAAGCAAATTCTTATGTTTCATCAAATAATCCATTGCTTCCTTTACTGCTTGTTTGCCGTCTTTTGGATTAAATCCCAATTCATTTCTTGACTTGGAAATATCAAAATCCTGTTGCAAGCCAGAGAACATAGCAATTTCTTTTGTAGTCAGGACAGGTGGTTTTCCACTCAACTTTGCCGAAAATTCCATAAAACCAGCAATAGCATATAGCACGAATTTAGGAACGGAACCAGGCACCTTAAGTTTTAGCTCTGGATAAAACTTTTGTGCCAATTTAGTGGTATCGGTAATAGTCATACATTTTTCATTGGCAAGAATATATCGTTCTCCTGATCGCCCTTTTTGTGCAGCCAGATAACATCCTTCTGCTACATCTTTTACATCTACCCAATTCAAAGTAATTTTTGTATCCATAGGAATTTGCTTGTTTAGTATCAATCTCAAAACACCATATGAAACATTCAAAGGAAGAAAAGCTTCACTACCTATCATTGCTCCGGGCATCACGGATACCAGTTCAATTCCCAAATCTTTAGCCATTTGAAAAGCCAGCTTTTCACCATCATTTTTAGAATTGTAGTACATATCTCTTCGATCAGGGTTGTATCCGTTACTTTCCTTAATAGGCAGATTGGTATAATCTAGTGCAGCAATAGAACTCACATAAACAATCTTCTTAACGCCAGCCTCAACTGCGGCTTCAATCGTATAGCGAGTGCCCTGCATGTTCACATCATAAATCTCTTTCTTCGGGTCTTTTGCCCATAACTTGAATGCTGCACCTACCGCATAAAATGTATCTACACCTTGCAAGGCTCTAACAAAGGAAGCTTTGTCAGTAATATCAGCTTGAACCACTTCGCAATCCAATCCCTTAAAACATTCTTTGTTGTTGATATCCCGAACAGATGCCCGAACCTGAAATCCTTTTTTAATGAGTAACCTTACAAGATTATTTCCCAAATGCCCATTAGCACCCGATACCAATACTAATTTCTTACTTGTCATATACATTGATTTTAAATGATAGGGCAAAGTTCATCGTTGCTCATTCAAAACCACTTCACAAATGTTACCTAATAATCTGTTTACGGATACGGCTCAGGCTTTTAGGGTTCATTCCAAGAAAAGAAGCGATGTACTGCATCGGGACATTGTGAAGTACTTCGGGATAATTTTCAATTAATTTAAGATAGCGTCGTTCCGCAGTAAGTGTAGCCAGTTCTTTAGAGCGGTTTTCATTGTAAGATAAAGATTGCTGAAACACCAGAATACTAAAGTCCTTAAATGAAGAGCTTTGTTGTATAAGCAAATCAAGGTCGGTCTTTGTAATACGTAAAAGTTCACATTCGGTAACGCATTCAAGATTTTCGTCAGATTTCTTTTGATTGGAAAAATTAGTATAAGAAGTAATGAAGCCCGGCGGGCAATTGATGTGTGTTGTCACTTCATCGCCATTGTCGTTGTAGTGGAACAACCTCACAAACCCCGATACTACAAAATACAAATAGCCTGGAATTTTTCCTTCTTCTTCAAGAATACGGTTTTTAGGAAACAATACAGGTTCAAAATATCGAATACACAAATCTCTTTCAAAATCTGAAAGAGATACGCTCTGTGCGATAAGTTGAATAAGCTGATTGTGCATCTTGCAAAGATAAAAAAACATCCTACTACACAGTGAAAGCTATATCCATATTTTGTTATACT
The nucleotide sequence above comes from Flavobacterium branchiarum. Encoded proteins:
- a CDS encoding Crp/Fnr family transcriptional regulator; this encodes MHNQLIQLIAQSVSLSDFERDLCIRYFEPVLFPKNRILEEEGKIPGYLYFVVSGFVRLFHYNDNGDEVTTHINCPPGFITSYTNFSNQKKSDENLECVTECELLRITKTDLDLLIQQSSSFKDFSILVFQQSLSYNENRSKELATLTAERRYLKLIENYPEVLHNVPMQYIASFLGMNPKSLSRIRKQIIR
- a CDS encoding NAD-dependent epimerase/dehydratase family protein encodes the protein MTSKKLVLVSGANGHLGNNLVRLLIKKGFQVRASVRDINNKECFKGLDCEVVQADITDKASFVRALQGVDTFYAVGAAFKLWAKDPKKEIYDVNMQGTRYTIEAAVEAGVKKIVYVSSIAALDYTNLPIKESNGYNPDRRDMYYNSKNDGEKLAFQMAKDLGIELVSVMPGAMIGSEAFLPLNVSYGVLRLILNKQIPMDTKITLNWVDVKDVAEGCYLAAQKGRSGERYILANEKCMTITDTTKLAQKFYPELKLKVPGSVPKFVLYAIAGFMEFSAKLSGKPPVLTTKEIAMFSGLQQDFDISKSRNELGFNPKDGKQAVKEAMDYLMKHKNLL
- the mobB gene encoding conjugal transfer protein MobB: MIAKIGRSGNLYGALAYNQLKVEHENGQILFANKMIETANGHYSVAQLAQSFAPYLIANRNTEKHTLHISLNPDPKDKVSDDKFREIAEEYMREMGYSEQPFVVFKHTDIDRSHIHIVSVCVDEEGKKISDKFEKMRSMNVCRQLESKHGLIPATDKEHKQNDKVFRPVDYRAGDVKSQIASVVRHLPNYYQYQTLGEYNALLSLFNVTTEKVEGELQGKLRQGLLYIPLNEKGERAGHPFKASLFGKNAGLPALELHFAKCKTAMKDNPTQKTLQSAVTIALKSTSDEQAFKKKIGEQGINVVVRRNDTGRIYGITFIDHNSKTVWNGSRLGKELSANTFNDYWNNNIKPEIKETVVQQPKRSTSNDADLLQEEPHHLFDFLNTEKHEDGLIEALGGLLPEVQGEDYEEHNFANKMKKKSKRNRGHK